Proteins co-encoded in one Sporosarcina sp. FSL K6-1522 genomic window:
- a CDS encoding NAD-dependent succinate-semialdehyde dehydrogenase yields MKMKVIKIREIHNMYINGEWIQTDNQLRIYSPATGELTYEVSNGTGEHVQQAIDAADEAFKTWSKNSAKERANYLIAVYRKMEEKKEFLAEVITKEMGKPINDARGEVQSSIEYFRWFAEEARRVYGETIPSDSHDKRIVVIKQPIGVVGAITPWNFPLSMVARKAAPALAAGCTLVMKPSSKSPQSTIELAKIFEEVGLPQGVFNVVMANSSEVTEVLMDSKKVKKITFTGSTGIGKLLMEKSAKTVKRISMELGGHAPFIVFEDANLEQAAQDLLATKFRCSGQMCTSTNRIYVQDTVAEKFTELIANKVRNLKVGNGLHEETNVGPLIDQNAVAKVQEQIDDAVSKGAHKIESDMELSEEEKANGNFVKPTILTNVTTQMKIYTEESFGPVAPIIVFTSEEELMNMVNHEDYGLASYLYSDNMSRIIRVSEALEYGMVGVNDPLPFVVQSPFGGVKESGVGKEGGHQGLAAYLEEKLVAIKYNL; encoded by the coding sequence ATGAAGATGAAAGTTATAAAAATAAGGGAGATTCATAATATGTATATTAATGGGGAATGGATTCAAACTGATAATCAATTACGTATTTATAGTCCAGCGACCGGTGAATTGACTTACGAGGTATCTAATGGAACAGGAGAACATGTGCAGCAAGCAATCGATGCGGCTGATGAAGCATTTAAGACGTGGTCAAAAAATTCTGCCAAAGAAAGAGCCAATTATTTGATTGCTGTCTATAGAAAAATGGAAGAAAAGAAAGAGTTTTTAGCAGAAGTGATTACGAAAGAAATGGGAAAACCGATAAATGATGCAAGAGGCGAAGTCCAATCTTCCATTGAATATTTTAGATGGTTTGCCGAAGAAGCTCGTCGAGTCTATGGTGAGACAATCCCTTCTGATTCGCACGATAAAAGAATTGTCGTTATTAAGCAACCGATTGGTGTTGTTGGAGCCATCACGCCATGGAACTTTCCATTATCTATGGTTGCCCGTAAGGCAGCACCTGCGCTTGCTGCAGGATGTACGCTTGTTATGAAGCCGTCCAGTAAATCACCCCAATCAACAATAGAACTTGCAAAAATATTTGAAGAAGTTGGTTTGCCTCAAGGTGTTTTTAATGTTGTAATGGCTAATTCATCTGAAGTGACTGAAGTATTAATGGATAGCAAAAAAGTAAAAAAGATTACGTTTACTGGATCTACGGGCATTGGAAAATTGCTTATGGAAAAATCAGCAAAAACAGTGAAGCGTATTTCCATGGAACTTGGTGGTCACGCTCCTTTTATTGTATTTGAAGATGCAAATCTCGAACAGGCTGCCCAAGATTTATTGGCAACTAAGTTTAGATGTTCCGGCCAAATGTGTACGTCAACAAATCGTATTTACGTTCAAGATACGGTTGCAGAAAAGTTTACAGAGCTAATTGCAAATAAAGTTAGAAATTTAAAAGTAGGAAATGGTCTTCATGAAGAAACGAATGTGGGGCCTTTAATTGATCAAAATGCAGTAGCTAAAGTTCAAGAACAAATTGATGATGCTGTAAGTAAAGGTGCCCATAAAATTGAAAGTGACATGGAACTTTCTGAAGAAGAAAAAGCAAATGGCAACTTTGTTAAACCTACAATATTAACAAATGTTACGACTCAAATGAAGATTTATACAGAAGAATCGTTTGGCCCTGTTGCCCCGATTATTGTCTTTACATCTGAAGAAGAGCTTATGAATATGGTCAATCATGAGGACTATGGCTTAGCTTCCTATTTATATTCCGATAATATGTCTCGAATCATTCGCGTATCTGAAGCATTGGAATATGGGATGGTGGGCGTGAATGATCCACTTCCATTTGTCGTACAAAGTCCATTTGGTGGCGTTAAAGAGAGTGGAGTCGGCAAAGAAGGCGGACATCAAGGATTAGCGGCTTATCTAGAAGAAAAGTTAGTTGCTATAAAATATAATCTATAA
- a CDS encoding biotin-dependent carboxyltransferase family protein, with protein sequence MEYVTILKPGLLTTVQDLGRRDYRIYGVSISGVMDPLSFRLGNILVGNNENAAAIEVTMMGPTLKFESKTAFSITGGDLSPKLNGNRIDMWKVIFVEAGDELSFGKHVSGCRSYIAIAGGINVPEVMGSRSTFTRGNYGGYKGRALKRDDKLNVNIPDFDINQLQGRRLRAKDIPVFDKERPIRFTAGPHTDRFEEKSVELFSTSTYRLSNASDRMGYRLDGEQLTHKEGADIISDFIAPGTIQVPGNGFPIIHMADCGTSGGYTKIGVIITSDLPYVAQKKPGDTINFQVCDIQEAQNEFRKIEKTIYDIELNNKLLIRN encoded by the coding sequence ATGGAATATGTAACGATCTTAAAACCTGGATTATTAACGACAGTACAAGATCTTGGAAGACGAGATTACCGAATTTACGGTGTTTCCATATCAGGTGTAATGGATCCACTCTCATTTCGCCTGGGGAATATTTTAGTAGGAAATAATGAAAATGCTGCTGCCATCGAAGTAACAATGATGGGACCTACCCTTAAATTTGAATCGAAGACGGCATTCTCTATTACCGGTGGTGATTTATCTCCGAAATTGAACGGGAATCGCATCGATATGTGGAAAGTTATTTTTGTTGAAGCGGGAGATGAACTAAGTTTTGGTAAACACGTTTCTGGTTGTCGATCATATATCGCTATAGCCGGTGGAATCAACGTTCCAGAGGTTATGGGAAGCCGTTCGACATTTACTCGTGGTAATTACGGCGGATATAAGGGAAGGGCATTAAAAAGAGATGATAAATTAAATGTAAATATACCTGATTTTGATATAAATCAATTGCAAGGTCGAAGGTTACGAGCGAAAGACATTCCGGTTTTCGATAAAGAACGTCCAATTAGATTCACAGCAGGTCCACATACAGACCGATTTGAAGAGAAGTCCGTCGAGCTTTTTTCAACGAGTACATATCGTTTATCAAATGCATCGGATCGAATGGGGTATCGTTTAGACGGCGAACAATTAACCCATAAAGAGGGTGCTGATATCATTTCCGACTTTATAGCACCGGGAACAATTCAGGTGCCAGGGAATGGTTTTCCAATCATTCATATGGCGGATTGTGGTACCTCAGGTGGTTATACAAAAATCGGCGTCATTATTACTAGTGATCTTCCTTATGTTGCTCAAAAAAAACCTGGAGATACTATCAATTTTCAAGTTTGTGATATTCAAGAAGCGCAAAATGAATTCCGGAAAATCGAGAAAACAATATATGATATTGAGTTAAATAATAAATTATTAATAAGAAATTAA
- the pxpB gene encoding 5-oxoprolinase subunit PxpB, with protein MSIENNEYPYYYSMGDCAIVAQFENIISIEVSRKIQSFLHMIKKHDIQGITELLPAYNNLTIVYNPMLIKYDELIMELKKIEKDISDDIQVESKTVHLPVAFGGEYGLDIDEIAERADLTSAEVIKMLHSKSYYVYMIGFIAGYPYCGNIDEKLRFKRRSNPRMSVKKGTVQIADKQVGIFTMDAPSGWHLVGWTPMEVFNPHHLPPGLLNAGDYVKLEPVSADFVQSWDEERQKEWNREWNM; from the coding sequence ATGAGTATCGAAAATAATGAATACCCTTACTATTATTCCATGGGTGATTGTGCAATTGTGGCACAATTTGAAAATATTATAAGTATAGAGGTAAGTAGAAAAATACAATCATTTTTACATATGATTAAAAAACATGATATTCAAGGAATTACAGAGTTATTACCAGCGTATAACAATTTAACAATCGTCTATAATCCGATGCTTATCAAGTATGACGAACTGATTATGGAATTAAAAAAAATCGAGAAAGATATATCCGATGATATACAAGTAGAAAGTAAAACCGTTCATCTTCCAGTCGCCTTCGGTGGTGAATATGGTTTAGATATTGATGAGATTGCTGAACGAGCAGATTTGACATCTGCGGAAGTGATTAAAATGTTACATAGTAAAAGCTATTATGTATATATGATAGGGTTTATAGCTGGATATCCTTATTGTGGGAATATCGATGAGAAATTACGTTTTAAACGGCGCTCCAATCCTCGTATGAGTGTCAAAAAAGGGACAGTTCAAATTGCAGATAAACAGGTAGGCATCTTTACAATGGATGCACCATCTGGATGGCATTTAGTTGGTTGGACGCCTATGGAAGTTTTTAATCCACATCATTTACCTCCCGGGTTATTAAATGCAGGGGATTATGTAAAGTTAGAACCTGTTAGTGCGGATTTTGTACAATCCTGGGATGAAGAGAGGCAGAAGGAGTGGAATCGCGAATGGAATATGTAA
- a CDS encoding FAD-linked oxidase C-terminal domain-containing protein gives MNRPSTDELINLIEQEIPKERVLRNLADRYSYSYDASFGEYLPDLVVQALTKEEVSFIIKLANEHRIPVYPRGSATSLSGGSLAVNGGIMLDMSQFEKKLMIDQENLLAIASASVITSEIHEAAENVGLFYPPDPSSSHVSTIGGNILENSSGPKGLKYGTTKEYVIGLEVVTPTGEIIRTGGKTVKNVTGYDLTRLIVGSEGTLGVVTEAIIRLIPKPEDRKTLLASFDSLINSGKAITNILASGILPSAMELMDNACIVAVENYIPSGLPIEAEAIIIIEVDGHKSAIQEEIDKCAEVCERFNATSVKVAKNELEREQIWKSRRMVSPAITQIGPTKISEDATVPRSKIPEMMEKLSEIREKYKLNLVVFGHAGDGNLHPNILTDKRNIEEMKRVEEAVSEIFEAAIELGGTLSGEHGIGTLKAPYMSLELGEDGLMMMQKIKEAWDPNNILNPGKIFPQEGQTKVVLI, from the coding sequence ATGAATCGACCATCTACAGATGAATTAATCAACCTTATCGAACAAGAAATACCTAAAGAAAGAGTACTACGAAACTTAGCTGACCGTTACTCTTATAGTTACGATGCATCATTTGGTGAATACTTACCTGATCTTGTCGTACAAGCGCTAACGAAGGAAGAGGTTTCTTTTATCATAAAATTAGCGAATGAACATCGGATTCCAGTCTATCCTCGCGGCTCTGCTACTTCATTAAGTGGCGGTTCTTTAGCGGTAAATGGGGGCATCATGCTAGATATGTCGCAATTTGAAAAAAAGCTGATGATTGACCAGGAAAACTTATTAGCTATTGCGTCAGCAAGTGTGATTACAAGTGAAATTCATGAAGCAGCTGAAAATGTTGGTCTTTTCTACCCGCCAGATCCAAGTAGCTCACATGTATCGACAATTGGCGGAAATATATTGGAAAATTCGAGTGGCCCTAAAGGGTTGAAATATGGAACGACGAAAGAATATGTTATCGGTTTAGAAGTGGTTACACCGACAGGGGAAATTATTCGTACTGGAGGAAAAACAGTTAAAAATGTAACCGGGTATGATTTGACACGACTTATTGTTGGTTCTGAGGGGACTTTGGGTGTTGTAACGGAAGCAATCATTCGACTTATACCTAAGCCTGAGGACCGAAAAACCCTTTTGGCATCATTCGATTCATTAATTAATTCAGGAAAAGCCATCACGAATATACTGGCCTCGGGAATATTACCAAGTGCCATGGAATTAATGGATAATGCATGTATCGTTGCAGTCGAAAATTATATACCAAGCGGTTTACCAATCGAAGCAGAGGCCATCATCATTATTGAAGTAGATGGACATAAATCTGCAATACAAGAAGAAATCGATAAATGTGCAGAGGTATGTGAACGATTCAATGCGACGAGTGTAAAAGTAGCTAAAAACGAACTAGAACGTGAACAGATTTGGAAAAGCAGACGAATGGTCTCTCCAGCAATCACGCAAATAGGTCCAACGAAAATCTCTGAAGATGCAACGGTCCCAAGAAGCAAAATTCCTGAAATGATGGAAAAGCTCAGTGAGATTAGAGAAAAGTATAAATTAAATCTAGTTGTTTTCGGACATGCAGGTGATGGGAATCTACATCCGAATATTTTAACAGATAAACGCAATATAGAAGAGATGAAGCGTGTAGAAGAGGCGGTTAGTGAAATATTTGAAGCGGCAATCGAATTGGGAGGAACATTATCAGGCGAGCACGGCATTGGGACATTAAAAGCGCCTTATATGTCTTTAGAATTAGGCGAAGATGGACTAATGATGATGCAAAAAATAAAAGAGGCATGGGATCCGAATAATATTTTAAACCCGGGGAAGATCTTTCCGCAGGAAGGACAGACAA
- a CDS encoding ornithine cyclodeaminase family protein, whose amino-acid sequence MLMISEEEVLKHYSMKQCIEDVEKAFELSGRAEIVTPFRTILHHDDKGAHTLYMPSFIPEINYSTVKIASIFPGNKAYNVPTIQSTIVLSESKTGQHVANIAASTLTMLRTGAISGVATRYMAREDAKSLSVIGCGVQSFGQILAIMEVRELDKIYLYNRTKDKAFDLKEKVMKQHPNWSGDIIIVDDVNDAVSKADILVSSTSANKPVFSGEYVKPGTHINAIGSCEPTKQEYDVATLQKASKVVVDTLEGVTAEAGGLIIPDKNGEWSMENIYSELADIVVGKKVARENDEEITLLDSVGVGFLDTVCAASIYQLRRGEIASRF is encoded by the coding sequence ATGTTAATGATTAGTGAAGAGGAAGTTCTAAAACATTATAGTATGAAGCAGTGCATAGAGGATGTTGAAAAAGCGTTTGAACTTTCTGGGAGAGCTGAAATTGTTACACCTTTTAGAACCATTTTGCATCACGATGATAAGGGGGCACATACATTATACATGCCTTCATTTATCCCAGAAATTAATTATTCTACTGTGAAAATCGCAAGTATATTTCCTGGAAATAAGGCGTATAACGTCCCGACAATCCAAAGCACGATCGTTCTTTCGGAATCAAAAACGGGCCAACATGTAGCAAATATCGCGGCATCTACATTGACGATGTTAAGAACAGGTGCGATAAGTGGAGTAGCGACGAGATACATGGCAAGAGAAGATGCAAAAAGTCTATCGGTGATTGGCTGTGGTGTTCAATCATTTGGTCAAATACTTGCCATTATGGAAGTTCGAGAGCTGGATAAAATTTATCTTTATAATCGAACAAAAGACAAAGCATTCGATTTAAAAGAAAAAGTAATGAAGCAACATCCTAATTGGAGCGGTGACATAATAATTGTCGATGATGTAAACGATGCTGTGAGTAAAGCGGATATATTGGTTTCGAGTACGTCGGCAAATAAACCGGTTTTTTCAGGTGAATATGTAAAACCTGGAACCCATATTAATGCTATTGGTTCATGTGAGCCGACTAAACAAGAATATGATGTGGCAACGTTACAAAAAGCAAGTAAAGTTGTCGTTGACACTTTGGAAGGTGTTACAGCAGAAGCTGGTGGGCTAATTATTCCTGACAAAAATGGAGAATGGTCAATGGAAAATATTTATAGTGAGCTGGCAGATATTGTTGTAGGTAAAAAGGTAGCGCGTGAAAACGATGAAGAGATTACTTTACTTGATTCGGTTGGAGTCGGTTTTTTAGATACGGTATGTGCGGCGTCCATATATCAATTACGCCGAGGCGAAATTGCGTCTAGATTTTGA